One Deltaproteobacteria bacterium genomic window carries:
- a CDS encoding Cache 3/Cache 2 fusion domain-containing protein has product MLRKMSLRSKLLSFGVAISIIPFVISLMLSYITNNKMSRIAAEEALNMAKTGLRHIVGGIFDMSVAQNDLAQQMVDNALKTARNILDETGAVTFAENDTASWNAINQFTKDATTVDLPKMLVGGQWLGQNTDMKTSSMIVDKTRDLSVETCTVFQRMNPKGDMLRVCTNVEKPDGTRAIGTYIPAVNPDGKPNPVIATILDGNIYRGRAFVVNAWYVTAYEPIRAENGSIAGILYVGLKQNTVAKGVMAEIGDTTIGQTGYVFVVDSKGGFVVPEKNGRGALENGLDATDANGGRYIEEIIGKAVAAPDNDIVTHTYVWNSPNGGTRTKIALAKYFKPWDWIIVADAPEDEFMETQNRIREIGRQFNVRFILISCFIIAAVIFLCLVFAMRISKALRTVAEGFTEETQRVIDASQGVFASSRNLADKAAAQAASIEETSASLEEISSMTKQNAQNAAEADKLMKETGHVIDKANESMTALTSSMEEISKASAETFKIIKTIDEIAFQTNLLALNAAVEAARAGEAGAGFAVVADEVRNLAMRSAEAAKSTANMIDGTVKRVESGSHIVAATNEAFRGISRNAGRAGHLVSEIAAASDEQSHGITQIKDAVTEMEGVVQEVASIAGDSAGASERMNTRAEHMAGMADQLSALVGKDGRTSRQIKPSASVNSENRPGTTKRLPAPAGAKAPKSLPNKTTSVSGDKAMDDPEGFENF; this is encoded by the coding sequence ATGTTAAGAAAAATGTCGCTGCGTTCAAAGCTGCTCTCGTTCGGAGTGGCGATTTCGATCATCCCGTTCGTAATCAGTCTGATGCTCTCCTACATTACCAACAATAAAATGAGCCGCATCGCCGCGGAAGAAGCTCTGAATATGGCCAAAACCGGCCTGAGGCACATCGTAGGCGGTATTTTTGACATGAGCGTCGCCCAGAACGATTTGGCGCAGCAAATGGTGGACAATGCTCTGAAAACGGCGCGCAATATTCTCGATGAAACCGGTGCGGTGACCTTTGCCGAGAACGATACCGCCTCCTGGAACGCGATCAATCAATTCACCAAGGACGCCACAACCGTAGATCTGCCCAAAATGCTGGTTGGGGGCCAATGGCTGGGCCAAAACACTGACATGAAGACCTCGTCCATGATCGTGGACAAAACTCGGGATCTCTCCGTAGAAACCTGCACGGTGTTTCAACGCATGAACCCCAAAGGCGATATGCTGAGGGTTTGCACCAATGTGGAAAAGCCGGACGGTACTCGCGCCATAGGCACCTATATTCCCGCGGTTAACCCAGACGGCAAACCCAATCCGGTTATTGCCACTATATTGGACGGCAACATCTATCGAGGACGCGCGTTTGTCGTGAACGCCTGGTACGTCACGGCCTACGAGCCGATTCGGGCTGAGAACGGTTCCATTGCGGGCATTCTATACGTGGGTCTCAAACAAAACACGGTGGCGAAAGGCGTTATGGCCGAGATCGGCGATACAACGATCGGGCAAACCGGATATGTCTTTGTTGTGGATTCAAAAGGCGGGTTTGTCGTGCCTGAAAAGAACGGCCGGGGGGCGTTGGAGAACGGTCTGGATGCGACGGACGCCAATGGCGGACGATATATTGAGGAAATCATCGGCAAGGCCGTAGCCGCGCCGGACAACGACATCGTTACGCACACCTACGTGTGGAACTCACCCAACGGTGGGACTAGGACCAAAATTGCATTGGCGAAATATTTTAAGCCCTGGGATTGGATCATCGTGGCCGATGCGCCCGAAGATGAGTTCATGGAAACCCAGAACAGAATCAGGGAAATCGGCCGGCAGTTCAATGTCCGATTCATCCTGATCTCGTGCTTCATCATCGCTGCGGTGATCTTTTTGTGCCTGGTTTTTGCCATGCGGATATCAAAGGCTCTGCGGACGGTGGCCGAGGGATTTACCGAGGAAACCCAACGAGTGATCGATGCCTCACAGGGCGTTTTCGCATCCAGTCGCAACTTAGCCGACAAAGCCGCCGCGCAGGCCGCTTCCATCGAAGAGACGTCAGCCTCCCTTGAAGAAATTTCCTCGATGACCAAGCAAAACGCCCAAAATGCGGCGGAGGCGGACAAATTAATGAAGGAGACCGGTCATGTCATAGACAAGGCCAATGAATCCATGACTGCGTTGACCTCATCCATGGAGGAAATTTCCAAAGCCAGTGCGGAAACGTTCAAGATCATAAAGACCATTGATGAAATCGCCTTTCAAACAAACCTCCTTGCGCTGAATGCCGCGGTGGAAGCGGCTCGAGCCGGTGAAGCCGGGGCAGGGTTCGCCGTGGTGGCCGACGAAGTGCGCAACTTGGCAATGCGCTCAGCCGAGGCGGCCAAGAGCACGGCGAACATGATCGATGGCACCGTGAAACGGGTGGAGAGCGGTTCACACATAGTGGCGGCCACCAATGAGGCGTTCAGGGGGATTTCAAGAAACGCCGGCAGAGCCGGCCATCTCGTAAGCGAAATCGCCGCCGCATCGGACGAGCAGAGCCATGGCATTACCCAGATTAAGGATGCCGTAACGGAGATGGAAGGCGTTGTGCAGGAAGTGGCCTCCATTGCCGGGGATTCGGCCGGCGCCTCCGAACGGATGAATACCCGCGCTGAACATATGGCAGGAATGGCGGACCAGCTATCGGCCCTGGTGGGCAAGGACGGCCGAACATCGCGGCAAATCAAGCCTTCCGCATCTGTAAATTCTGAAAATCGACCAGGAACGACGAAAAGGCTTCCTGCACCGGCCGGCGCAAAGGCTCCGAAATCTTTGCCAAATAAAACGACATCCGTGTCCGGCGATAAAGCAATGGACGACCCTGAGGGCTTTGAGAATTTCTAG
- a CDS encoding pyridoxamine 5'-phosphate oxidase family protein, translated as MHRAKCEITDSLEIARILDSTNIGRLATMDAEGYPYVTPVNFVFMDKRIYFHCALKGEKLDNLLREPKVGFEVDRPLAYLEVRFNPDRLPCRAHQFYRSVVIRGRARIVTDPALKTAALNALLAKHEQHPDFQRVTPDAPGHARCHVVEITPIRTTAKADLGQSSFQRPYRDFIAEQLAKRGLPVDLETLEAMGYEIEKGGSGGWKIRQGPTDG; from the coding sequence ATGCACCGCGCCAAATGTGAAATTACGGATTCATTGGAGATCGCCCGGATTCTCGATTCCACCAACATCGGCCGGTTGGCCACCATGGATGCTGAAGGATATCCTTACGTCACGCCGGTCAACTTCGTTTTCATGGATAAGCGGATCTATTTTCACTGCGCGCTCAAGGGCGAAAAGCTCGATAATCTGCTTCGCGAACCCAAAGTCGGATTTGAAGTAGACCGGCCGTTGGCGTACCTCGAGGTTCGATTCAATCCCGACCGCTTGCCCTGCAGGGCTCACCAATTCTACAGGAGCGTGGTCATACGGGGCCGCGCCCGCATCGTTACGGATCCCGCACTGAAAACAGCGGCCCTCAACGCGCTCCTTGCCAAGCACGAACAGCATCCGGATTTTCAACGAGTCACGCCGGATGCGCCGGGCCACGCCAGGTGTCACGTGGTCGAAATTACGCCCATCCGCACCACGGCCAAGGCGGATCTGGGACAGTCCTCGTTTCAACGCCCCTACCGGGATTTTATCGCGGAACAATTGGCCAAACGGGGACTTCCCGTCGATCTGGAGACCCTGGAGGCCATGGGATATGAGATCGAAAAAGGCGGATCGGGCGGTTGGAAGATCAGACAAGGGCCCACCGACGGATAG